A segment of the Amycolatopsis thermophila genome:
AGAACCCGCAGGCGCGTGAACGAGTACGGGTGGAACCACGCGCCGTGCCAGGGGTCGAGCCGGTTGGCGATGATGTCGCGCGGCTCGCACACGCCCGCCACGCGCGCGACGGAATCCACCCCGTCGCGCGGCCGGGCCGGGACGATGGGCGCAGGGGAGGGCGTCTCGCCGCCGGCGCGGTCCAGCCGGACCCACGCCAGCACGCCGTCGTCGAAGGAGGGGAGGCACGAGGACCGGTCCAGGCGCAGACCGTGCCATCGGCAGCGGAGACCGTCGCCGTCGACGGAACCCAGCGCCATCGGCGCGCCCAGGTGCGGGCAGGCACCGGGACCGACCAGGAGCCCGCCCGCCGGATCCCGCCACGCCACCAGCTCGACACCGGCGACGCTGAACCCGAACGGCCGGTCCCGTCGGACGTTCCGGCTCGCGGCGAAGACGTACCAGTTCCCCGACGGCCGGGCTTCCGCCCGCTTGAGCGCGGCCTCGATCAGCGACGGCTTGGCGTCGCGATCGGTCGGCTCCTGGCGCGCCCACGGCCGGGGCGCGATGGGCTGCAGCGGCCACGTGCGGGGCCAGCGGTCACGCAAGGACATGTCACCCTCCCAGGGAAGCCAGCAGCCGCAGCGGTGCGAACCGCCCGCGGACCGGCACGGTGGTCAGCTCGTGCCCGGCCAGGCCCCACCGCGCGAGCAGGCAGTTCGCGGCGTGCCAGCCGGTCGCGGCCGCGCGTTCCATCAGCGCGACCGGCAGATCGATGCGGATCCCGTCGCCGGCGAGGACGAGACCGTCGAACGGGGTGCGCACGCGCGGACGGCGCGTGAAGTCGCCGACGCCGAACAGCGGGCAGTCCTGCCGCCACTGCGCCGACGAGCCGGCGACGGCCGCCTCCGCCGTCTCCGGGTAGAGCCGGTGCAGCCGGTCCAGCAGCCGCTTGCGCACCACCCGCTCCTCGTCGGCGACGGCGTAGGCGTGCAGCTCCACGACCGACCCGCCGTGCCGGGCGGCCCACGTGGCGGCCTCGCGCTCGTACCTGTCCAGCACGCTGATGTTGTCCAGCGGGTGCAGCCCGCCGGTGGCGAGGAACGCGGGACGTTCGGCCAGCACGGGCCGGTCCAGCCAGAGCCGGAGCACCAGGAACGGGGGCGCGGTCCGGAGTCCGAGCACGCGGTCCCGCCACCCGGCGGAGTCCAGATCCGGGGATCCCGCGACGATCGACCGCAGCCCGGCGACATCGGTGGCCAGGACGACCCCGTCCGCCTGGGCACCGTCCACGAACCACCGGGAACCGTCCCGGGCGACGCCGCCCACCGGGGTGCCCAGGCGGAACCGCACCCCGAGCCGCTCCAGGTACGCGCGCAGCGGCTCCCACAACGCCGTGTCGTAGGCCGAGTCCGGCACGTCGAACACGAGCCCTTCGGACGAGCCGAGGAAGTACAGGTGGAACATCGTGGCCAGCTCGGCGGCCGACATGCGCGACGGTGGTGCGAAGAAACTCCGCGAGAACACCTCGAACGCGAGGTGCCGGGCCGCGGGCGGGAAGTTGATGCGCTCCAGGAACGTCCGCGCGTCCGTGCCGTCCAGCAGCTCGTACGTCCGCGGCACGGACACCGCCGCGAGCGGCGCCGCCGCGCGGGCGTTGAGCCGGACCAGGTCGCGCAGTCGGAACGTGGGGCTGCGCAGCGCGAAGGCGAGCGCGTTCCACGGCGGCGTGCGCGGCAGCCCGCGGAAGGTGTCGCGACGGCCCTCGCCGTCCACGAGCGGGTAGTCGTCGACCGGCCGCAGCCGCTCCAGGCGGGGATCGGCCCGGCGCAACAGCGCGCGCAGGTTGTAGTACTGGCGGAAGAACGCGTGGAACCCGCGGCTCATCGACACCGTGCTGCCGTCCGGCAGCCGCTCGGACCACGCCGCGACGCGCCCGCCGAGCACGTCCGAGCTCTCCAGGACGGTCACCGCGACACCGCGTTCGGCCAGCCCGGTCGCCGCGGTGAGCCCCGCGATCCCGCCGCCCACCACCACGACCGACGGGCGGGACGGCAGGGCCGCGGCGTCCGCCGCGCCCGAGGGAGCGCGGTGCCGGACGGCACGACGGTCGGTCACGCGGTCGCCTCCTCGGGGTTGGTGGCCAGGAAGGTGTGCACCACGCCGCGCTGCCAGCCCGTCATGGTCTCGCTGTGCACCCCGGTGAACCCCGCCTCGGCCAGGCGCCGGCGGAACCGGGCGGCGCCGTCGAAGGTGACGACGCTGCGCCACAGGTGCCGGTACAGCGTCGCGTCACCGGTGGCCACGCGGCCGGCCGGGATGATGATCGACCAGCACACCGCGTGCCAGACCATTCGCGCGGCCGGCGAGTCGCGCACCGAGTATTCGTGCGCGGCGAACGTCCCGCCCGGTTTCAGCAACGCGCGCAACCCGCGCAGCTGCGCATCGGGATCGGCGAGGTTGCGGATCAGGTAGGCGGCGAAGATCCCGTCGAAGGGGCCCGCGATGCCCGACGCGGCCAGCCGTTCGGCGGCGCTGTGGACGAAGTGGACGGTCGGCGGCCAGGACTTCCGCCGCGCCCGGGCGAGCATTTCCGCCGAGGCGTCGAAGGCGATGATCTCGGCGTGGGGCGCGGCGGCGAGCAGGGCGGCGGTGGAGGCCCCGGTGCCGCACCCGGCGTCGAGCAGCCGCAGGCCCCGCCCCCCGCCCGGCAGCCGCATCCGGCGGGCGGACAGCCGCAGGTGCGCGTGGTAGCCGGGGTTGGCGCCGACCAGCCGGTCGTACGCCGCGGCGCCGGTGTCGAAGGCGCCCGGCACCTCGTCGCGGGCCAGGCCGGTGCGGTCGACGGTCATGCGCGGCGCTCCCGGGTGTGCCGTTCCCACAGCAGCAGCACGGCGGTGACCAGGGCGAACCCGAACAGGAAGTCCTCGACGGGGATGTCCCACGGGAACCGCAGCCCGCTGGTGTGCTCGGGCGCGTAGATCACGATCGGCGCCGACAGCTTGGTGAGCCACCCGTCCACCGGGATCTGGAACCCGACGACGATCGCCATCGAGATCCAGTACGCCGGCTTGCGGAACAGGCCGGTCCGCAGCACCGCCAGCTCCCACACGCACACGGCGACCACGGCGAGCACCGCGGGCAGCGTGTACCCCAGCCCGGTCACCGGCGCGCCTCCCGCAGGGTCCGCAGCCGGCCCAGCATCGCCTGCACGCACCCGTAGGTCAGCACCCCGCACACCGGGATGACCAGGAAGAACAGCAGCTCCTCGAGCGGGATCGCGAACGGCAGCCGCACCCCGGTCAGGTAGCCGGGGTCGTACCACCACACGCGGGCGGCGATCGCGATCGCGTCCCAGACCAGGAACACCAGCGCGACCGGCAGCACCGCGCGGGCCAGCGCGGCCGGCCGCCGGTAGACGCGGGCGCCGAGGAACTCCAACGGCAGGGTGATCGCCAGGCACCCCGCCAGGACGAGCAGGTACTGGTAGTGGTCCATTCACGCCCACCTCTCCGTCGCGGCCGCGGTCAGGCCCGCCGCCCGCCGGCCCCGCCGCGCCCACATCGCCCGCGTCAGCCCGGAGACCGCCAGCTGCGCGCGGCGCCCGCGGCCGACCCGGGCCCGGTGGGTGAACACCGCGAAACCGGCCGCCTCGATCCGGTCCAGGATCTCCGAGTACAGCACCAGCGCGGTGGCGATGCACGGCCGGGACACCGGGTGCAGCCGGCCGATGCCCTCGCGGGCGTAGGCGTAGATCCGGCGGGTGGTGGCGTGCTGGGCGGCCAGCGCGGCGCGCACCCGCGTGTCGGTGCGGCCGTGGCGGCGGCACCACAGCAGCAGGTCGCGGTCCACGCCGAACGCGGCGAGCTCGTCGGCGGGCAGGTAGACGCGGCCGCGGTCGAGGTCCTCGGCGATGTCGCGCAGGAAGTTGGTCAGCTGGAAGGCCTTGCCCAGCGCGGCGGCGTAGGGCGCGGCCTCGTCCGGATCGCCGACGGTTCCCAGCACCGGCAGCATCTGCAGCCCGATGACCTCGGCCGACCCGTGGACGTAGGTCTCCAGCGCCTCCCGGTCCGGGTAGCCGGTGACGGTCAGGTCCATCCGCATCGAGTCGAGGAAGGCGGCGAACAGGTCGCGGCGGATCCCGTAGCGGGACGCGGTGTCCACGACGGCCGCCAGGACCGGGTCGTCGCTGCGGCCCCGGTCCAGTCCGGCGAACAGCTCCGCGGAGAGCGCTTCCAGCCGCGGTGCCGGGTCGCTGCCCGGGGGAGCGGTGTCGACGATGTCGTCGGCGAAGCGGGCGAACCCGTACAACGCGTGCACGGCCGGGCGCTGGGCCTTGGTGAGCAGCCGGGTGGCGAGGTAGTAGGTGCGCCCGTGCTGCGCGTTGAGCCGGCGGCAGCGGCTGTAGGCCTCGCGCAGGCGGGGGTCGGTGATGCCGGCGGCGTCCAGCGCGCCGGTCATCGCGCCGCCACCGTGACCGGGCGGACCGCGGGGGAGTGGGTCCCGGTGATGCGGTCGGCCGCCAGGCGCCCGGACACCAGCGCGGTCGGGACGCCGACGCCCGGGGCGGTGCTGCCGCCGGCCAGCACCACGTTCTCCGTGCCGCGCACCAGGTTCCGGGGGCGGAACGGTCCGGTCTGCGCGACGGTGTGCGCCAGCGCGAAGGGGGTGCCGGCCAGCATGCCCTGGCGGTGCCAGTCGGCGGGGGTGACGACGTGCCGGGCTTCGATCGTGCCGCCGAGCCCGGGCAGCAGCCGGTCGGCGACGTGGCCGAGCACTTCGTCGGCGTAGGCGGCGCCGATCCGGTCCCAGTCGAGTGGCCCGCGCCGCAGGTTCGGCGCGGGCGCCAGGACGTAGAGGAGTTCGCGGCCGTCCGGGGCGAGTGCGGGGTCGGTGGCCGTCGGCCGGGTCACCAGCAGGGAGGGGTCGCTCATCAACCGCCCTTCGTGGATCAATTCGTGGAACGTCCGCCGCCACGCCGCGCCGAACAGGATGGTGTGGTGGGCCGTGTCCAGCGCGCGCCGGGTGCCCACGTGCACGACGACGGCCGAAGGTGCCGGCCGCAGCGGCACCGGCCGCCGCGGCGACCGGCCCAGCAGCTCGTAGGCGGCCGGCAGCTCGGTGGTGAGGACGACGGCGTCCGCGGGCAGGCTGCCGGCCGTGGTGTGCACGGTGGTGATCCGGGCCCCGGACCGCGCCAGACCCGTGACCTCGGTGCCGTAGCGGAACTCCACGCCGGCGTCGGCGGCGGCCGCGGCCAGGGCGTCGGGCAGCGCACGCATCCCGCCGCGCGGGAAGAACACGCCGGCCACGGTGTCCATGTAGGCGATCACCGCGTAGACGGCCAGCGCGTGCTGCGGCGACTGCCCGGCGTAGAGCGACTGGAAGGAGAACACCCGCCGCAGCCGCTCGTCGCGCAGGAACCGGCCGATCTTGCGGTCGAGCGGTCCGAACGCGCCCATCGCCACCAGCCGCGCGAGGTGCGGGGTGACCAGGGACAGCGGCGAGTCGAAGTTGGCGGCGACGAACCGGTCGAACTCGGTGCGGTAGAGCCGGGTGAGCCAGGCGCGCAGGCGGCGGTAGCCGTCCGCTTCGGACGGTCCGGCGAAGGCGCGGACGGCCTCGGTCATCGCGTCGGCGTCGCTGTGCACGTCGATCGCGCTGCCGTCGGCGAAGCGGGCCCGGTAGGCGGGGGTGAGCGGGACGAGGTCGAGGCGGCCGGCGAGGCTGTCACCCACGGCCGCGAGGGTCTCGTCGACGAGATCGGGCATGGTCAGCACCGTCGGTCCGGTGTCGACCGCGTAGTCGTCCAGGTCCAGACGTCCGGCCCGGCCCCCGGGGACCGGTTCACGCTCGACGACGGTCACCTGCCTGCCGCGGCCGGCCAGGTGCAGGGCGGCCGCCAGCCCGGACAGCCCAGCCCCCACCACGACGATCCGATCCGCCGGGCCCGTCACGGTCCGCATCCCGCCACCCCTCACTCGGCCGGTACCAGCCACCTCGGTCCGGTTAAAACGTTGCACGAACGTTGCGTGGTTGTCCACTCGGTGGACCGGCCGCCCTGCGGACTAGCGTAGGTGATGAGGAACGAGCGGACCGCAGACGAGGAGGATCACGGTGGGAGACCTGCTGGGCCGGGGGCCGGCGCCCCGGAGGCGGCTGCGTGAGCTGCTGGCGGCGCCCGAGCCGCTGGTGGCGCCCGGTGCCTACGACGCGCTGACCGCACGCCTGATCGAGCAGGCCGGGTTCGACGTGGTCTACATGACCGGGTTCGGCACCACCGCGTCGCTGATCGGCCGACCCGATGTCGGCCTGCTGACCGGCACCGAGATGATCGACAACGCGCGCCGCATCGTGTCCGCGGTGGACGTGCCGGTGATCGCCGACGCCGACACCGGCTACGGCAACGCCCTCAACGTCGTGCGCACGGTGCAGGCCTACGAGCAGGCCGGGGTGGCCGGCATCCACCTGGAGGACCAGGTCAGCCCGAAGAAGTGCGGGCACATGAGCGGCAAGGCGGTCATCCCGCGCGCGGAGATGGTGGGCAAACTGCACGCCGCGGTCGAGGCCCGGCGGGATCCGGACTTCGTGCTCATCGCCCGCACCGACGCGGCGGCCGTGACCGGGCTGAGCGACGCGATCGACCGCGCCCGCGCGTACGTCGAAGCCGGAGCGGACGTGCTGTTCGTCGAGGCGCCGACGAGCGAGGAGGACATCGCCACCGTCGCGGAGGCGCTGTCCGGCGTCGCGCCGCTGGTGTTCAACTGGGCCGAGGGCGGCCGCACCCCGCCGCTGTCGCTGGAGCGCATCGCCGAGCTGGGGTTCTCGCTCGTGCTCTACCCGATCGGCACGGTGCTCGCGGCGACCGCGGGGGTCCGCGCCCTGCTGGAGACCGTGCGCAAGGACGGGACGCCCGCGGCCGCGCTGCCGGGCCTGCCCTCGTTCGGCGAGTTCACCGACCTCATCGGACTGCCCGAGGTGGGCGAGCTCGAGCAGCGGTTCGCCGGGGAGGCGGGCTAGGTCCTGTCTCACCGCGCTGATCGGGGCGGCCCTGCGCGGGAGAAGGTCGCGTGATCAACGAGTGGCCACCTCGCTCAGGAACCGTCGCCGGGGGAGTCCGGTCAGGACACCTGTGGCACGCCCTTGACGAACTCCAGGTCCAGGCCGAACATCCCGCGCTGGGTGCGCTGGCCGCCCAGCCAGCCGTGGAAGTAGATGCGCCCGCCGACGACGTCGGCGCCGCCCGGGCCCTCGGTCGCGTGGCCGAGCGAGTCGGTGGTCAGCAGCGGCTGGTCGGCCTTGGTGTAGGGGCCGGTCAGCGAGGACGCGGTGGCGTAGCGGGTCTGGTAGGCGGCGTCGCGGAAGTCGCCGGCCGAGTAGAACAGCACGAACCGGTTGCCCCGCTGCGTGATCGCCGGCGCCTCCACGATGCCGTTCTCCTCCGGGCGGTCGGCGCGCAGGATCTCGGTGCGCGCGCCCGCGGTGGCCGTGCCGTCCTGCGACATCTTCTGCACGAAGATCGCGGAGGTGCCGCCGCCCGGGTGCTCGCCCTTGTAGAGCAGGTAGCGGGTGCCGTCGCCGGCCTGGAAGGTCTGCGCGTCGATGTCACCCCGGTCGCCGGGCTCGCAGATCAGCGGCGCGTCCCCGGCGGGCTGGTACGGCCCGGCGACGGCGTTCGCGACCGCGGTGCCGATGCAGCGGTGGTGGTCCCTTGTGGACATCGCGGAGTAGTACATCAGGTAGGTGCCGTCGGCCCGGCGGGTCACGTCCGGCGCCCAGTACCCACCCTGCGGGTCGGCCCACGACGGATCGGCGGCCAGCGCGTCACCGGTGACCCGCCAGGGTCCGTTCGCGTCCTTGGCCACGGCGACCGGGACCCGGCCGGAGGCGCTGGAGGTGGAGAACGCGTGGAAGTCCGTGCCGATCTTGAGGATGTCCGGGTCGGGGAAGTCCTGGTCCAGCAGCGTCCGCGGGGCGGGAGCGGCCTGCGCGACGGCGCCCGGCAGCAGAGCCGAGGACAGCAGGATTCCCAGGCACGTCAACGCTTTCACGGTCTTCGGGCGCCGGCGGGGGCGGGTCGGGTCGTCGGGTTCACGGGCTCGGGTGATCTTGCCTGCCGTAGTCACGGCGCAGGAGTTACCCCGGTGCCGGAGGGACTAATCTCCTTCCTTCGGGCCGCGTAGCGTGCTCAGCGTGGTGATCACCGGGGAGTCGCGGACACTGGGCCTGGTGATCCACCCGGCCGGATCGGTGGAGTCGCCGGTGCGGACCGTCACCGCCTCGAGCGGAGTTCGTCGGTGGACACAGTGGACCGTGCGCCGCCGGCCCGAGATCCGGTGCTGTCGCCGTCCGCGCCCGCGGTCGCGGCCACCCCGGTCGCGTCGAGGACCGGCAGCAGCCGCGGCGTGCTGCTCGGGCCGCAGGAGGAGTCCGGCTGCACCTCGCGCGGGACAGCGTGCCGGTCGGGGTCGAGGTCGACGGCGGCGGGCGCACGCCGGCCGCAGCCGGGTGAAGCTGAGCCTGCCCGGCCTGCCGCTGCGGCCGGACCAGCTGCCGGCGCTGATCCCGGAGAACCTGCGGTGGCCCCCGGACCCCTGACCCCGCACCTGTGCGCGGAGTGGCGGTGGGTCCGCGGCGGGCCTACCGTGTCCCTTTCGGGCTGCGGAAAGGGGAACCGTCATGGCCGTCGACCAGCCCTCCGGGGCGTTCCGCATCACCTTCGGGCAGGACATGGCCCGTGAGCTGCAGCGGGTGACCGGCCGGTGGTGGGTGGTGGCCGGCCTGGGGCTCGCCACCACGGTGCTCGGGGTGCTGTTGCTGGCCAACCTGGCCGCCGCGGTCGGGACTCTCGCGGTGCTCGTCGCGATCGCGCTGTTCGCCGAGGGCATCGACGAGATCGTCACCGCCGACCGGCACCGCACCCACTGGCCGTCCTACCTGCTGGGGGCGGTGTGGATCGCCGTCGGCGTGATCGCGCTCGCCTGGCCCGGCATCACGCTGCTCACCCTGGCCGTGGTGGTCGGGATCGGCTTCATCGTCAACGGCCTCGGCCAGATCGGGGCGTCGGTCAAGTTCCGGCGCAGCCTGCCGATGTGGGGGCTGTGGCTCGCGCTGGGCGCCATCACACTGCTGATCGGCGTGCTGGCCCTGGTCTGGCCGGGACTGACGATCCTCACCCTGGCCATCTGGCTGGGCGTGGCCCTGGTGGCGCGCGGTGTCGGGGCGCTGTGGTTCGGGCTGCAACTGCACCAGGTCCACCGCGGGGGCCACCGCGCGGCCCAGGCCTGACTCACTCCACCTGGCGGTAGCGCGCGATGTAGCGTTCCTTGACGGCGCGCTCGGCCTCGTCCTTGGCCGCACGGCGCACCTGGCGCCCGGTGCCGTAGGGGTAGCCGTGCTTGCGGAGGCGGTTCTCACCGCTCTCCTCGGCGTAGACCAGGGAGTAGAAGAAGCCGACCAGGCCGGCCATCAGCACCAGGCTCAGCCGCAGGGTGAGCGGGCCGGGCAGCAGCAGCCAGACCAGCATCAGCGGCAGCAGCAGCACCGCGGCGCGGGCGGCGTGCCGCCAGAGCCAGGTGCGGGCGGTCACGTCGTGCAGCACCCACGTGCGGTGCCGCTCGGGCAGGCGGCCGCCGATGGCGTACCACAGCCACCGGAGCGGGTTGGGGCGTCGGCGATCGGTCACGGGTTCACCGTACCCTAAAAGTTAGTGCGTTAAATATCAGTGTCCCAAGCAGTTGGAGTAGGCTGGCCCACATGACCGCGATCGACCTGGGCGAGGATCCGCTGGCGCTGGACCGGCAGGTCTGCTTCGCCCTGTCCGTGGCCTCCCGCAGCGTCATCGGGATCTACCGGCCGCTGCTCAAGCCCTACGGCCTCACCCACCCGCAGTACCTGGTGCTGCTCGCCCTGTGGGACCGCGCCCCGCGCTCGGTGAAGGACCTGTCCGAGACGCTGCGCGCGGAACCGGCGACGCTGTCGCCGCTGTTGAAGCGGCTGGAGGCGCTGGGCTACCTGACCCGCGAGCGCAACCGCGCCGACGAGCGGGCGCTGATGGTCGACCTGACCGACTCCGGGCGTGCGCTGCGCGCGGAGGCGGAGAAGATCCCGTACCAGGTCGTGGAAACCCTCGGCATGGAGGTCGCCGAGCTCGAGCAGCTGCACACCGTCCTCGGCCGCGTGATCGCCGCGACCGACAAACTCGGCTGAACCGCGGCGAAGGCCTCCGGGCGTCACCCCGGAGGCCTTTCCCCACCGGTCAGCGGGCCAGCTGCGCCTGGAACATCCAGTGCTGCTTCTCCAGGTCGGCGGTGATGCCGATCAGGAGGTCCTGGCTGACCGGGTCCGGCTCGCCGGTCACCTCGATCCCGGCGCGCAGGCCGGTGATCGCCGCGGCGAGGACGCCGGTGACCGCCTCGACGGCCGCGGTGCCGGCCAGCGGTCCGGCGGGCAGGCCGGGCAGCGTGGACTCGGTGGCGACGGTGCTCGCCCGGCCGTCGGGGGAGACGCCGAGGGCGGCCAGGCGCTCGGCGACGCCGTCGGCGTGCTCGCGGGCCAGGTCGGCGAGTTCGTCCAGGTGCAGGTGGATGTCGCGGAAGTGCGGGCCGGTGACGTTCCAGTGCGCCTGCTTGGCGAGCAGGCCCAGGTCGATCAGGTCGGTCAGGGTCCGCTGGAGCGCGGTGGCGACGGTCTTGGTGGCCACTTCGTCGAGAATCATGGTTCCTCCCTCGGGTACCTCGGTCAGTTCTGCAGGGCCTTCTTCAGCACCGCGACCGCCTGGTTGATCGCGGCCTCGGCGGCGTTGGTCTCGCGCAGCGCGTTGAGCATCACGAAGTCGTGGATGACGCCCTGGTAGCGCACGGCGGTGACGGGAACGCCGGCCCGGCGCAGCTTGTTCGCGTAGGCCTCACCCTCGTCGCGCAGCACGTCGGCCTCGGCGGTGATGACCAGCGCCGGCGGCAGCCCGGCCAGCTCCTCCAGGCTCGCCCGCAGCGGCGAGGCGGTGATCTCGGCGCGCTGCGCGGGGTCGCCGGTGTACTGGTCCCAGAACCACTTCATGCCGTCGAGGGAGAGGAAGTAGCCGGTGGCGAACTGCTGGTAGGAACCGGTGTCGAAGCCGGCGTCGGTCACCGGGTAGAACAGCACCTGCTGGCGGAAGGTGACATCGCCGCGCTGCTTGGCCAGGATCGTCACCGCCGCGGTCATGTTCCCGCCGACGGAGTCGCCGGCGATCGCCAGGCGGCCGGCGTCCAAGCCGTGCCGCGCGCCCTCCCGCACGATCCACTGGGCGGCGGCGTAGTTCTGCTCGAGCGCGACCGGGTAGCGGGCCTCGGGGGAGCGGTCGTAGTCGGGGAAGACGACGGCGGCGCCGGTGCCGGTGGCGATCTCGCGGATGAGCCGGTCGTGGGTGTGCGCGTTGCCGAACACCCAGCCCGCGCCGTGGAGGTAGAGGACGACGGGCAGCGTGCCGGTGGCGCCGGCGGGGCGGACGATGCGCAGCCGCACCTGGCCGGTCGGCCCGCCCTCGATGGTCAGGTCCTCGATGTCGGCGTTCGGCTTGGCGATCTCCGACGATTGCACCTCGTCGACGGCCTTGCGGCCCTCCTCGGGCGGAAGCTGGAACAGGTACGGCGGGTTGTCCGTCGCCTCGGCGAAGGCCTGTGCGGCGTGTTCCAGAGCCAGGTTGTGCGGGTTCGCGGTCACGGCTGTCTCCTGAAAGCTTCCGGGGGGGGACCGGGTGGTTTCCCGATCGGTCTGTTGGATCAAACCAAATTGCGCACAACTTAATTGCCTATTATGGGATGTGTCACGTCCGGATGGCGTGGCCCCGCCCGGTGCGCGAGGATCGACTGTTGACCAGTCCAAGGAGGAGTCATGGCGGAACCGGCCGTGCCGCGGCTCGACGATC
Coding sequences within it:
- a CDS encoding Dps family protein, yielding MILDEVATKTVATALQRTLTDLIDLGLLAKQAHWNVTGPHFRDIHLHLDELADLAREHADGVAERLAALGVSPDGRASTVATESTLPGLPAGPLAGTAAVEAVTGVLAAAITGLRAGIEVTGEPDPVSQDLLIGITADLEKQHWMFQAQLAR
- a CDS encoding alpha/beta hydrolase: MTANPHNLALEHAAQAFAEATDNPPYLFQLPPEEGRKAVDEVQSSEIAKPNADIEDLTIEGGPTGQVRLRIVRPAGATGTLPVVLYLHGAGWVFGNAHTHDRLIREIATGTGAAVVFPDYDRSPEARYPVALEQNYAAAQWIVREGARHGLDAGRLAIAGDSVGGNMTAAVTILAKQRGDVTFRQQVLFYPVTDAGFDTGSYQQFATGYFLSLDGMKWFWDQYTGDPAQRAEITASPLRASLEELAGLPPALVITAEADVLRDEGEAYANKLRRAGVPVTAVRYQGVIHDFVMLNALRETNAAEAAINQAVAVLKKALQN